From the genome of Salvia splendens isolate huo1 chromosome 7, SspV2, whole genome shotgun sequence:
GGGagtagttttaaatgaaatgtgagtgaagtgagttagtggaatgtgagacattattaccatttatagtgaaagtgaaccgagactctCATTCAcgaacggactaaaatgaaaaagtgggactcctattcgtggacatATGGAGTATTTGAATATCACGAACTAAAGTTTATAATGATTATTTTCAAAGCTAGTGAGAAATCAAATCCAATATGTCATCGCATTTGATGAATCAGACTTTCTTTCTAAATATGATCAAAGCGTTCTTTCTTTCAAACGAAATATTGGTGTATAGTACTTATTTAGGAATCTagaatcaaatttaaaaaatacaagaTCTGTAGATGCATTTTAGATCACATTAATAAAAAGTTAACAATTTATTCCTAAACCCTACGTCCAACAAATGTATGAATGCCAAGTAGGAGtgtaaaataaacaaatttggGCCGAAATATGGGCCCCAGAATTAGAGCACAGAATAAGGTTTTTTTTCTCTGTGTGCCCACAACTGAAAAAGGTGATATATATTTTGGCCCAACCCAAAAATAATGCCTCAATTTAACTTGTTTATGTTAAAATTAAAAGACAAACAAGTGGCGTGTGTGTTCTAACCGAGTTCTCACTCCTCGTCATCATATAAAAATTTCACTCTCTGTAATCACCTCAATTCCCCTTTTGAAACCCTACTCGCAAGGTTCTCTGAATCCAATAAGCACTTGAATAGCTCCTCGATCTTCTTGAAATTTTGTGATGGCGGAGCACTTGGCGTCAATTTTCGGAACAGAGAAGGACAGAGTTAACTGCCCATTCTACTTCAAGATCGGCGCGTGCAGGCACGGCGACCGCTGCTCCCGCCTCCACACCAAGCCGAGCATCAGCCCCACGATCCTTCTTTCCAACATGTACCAGCGCCCCGACATGATTACTCCTGGCGTCGACGCTCTGGGCCAGCCGATcgaccccaaaaaaatgcaggAACACTTCGAGGTTGCCTTTccccccttctctctctctctcgtcatTAAATTTGACGCTGTTTGTTTTCCTTAACTTTTTTTTGTGTGCGTGCTTGTGAATTTGTAAATGTATAGTCTTTGATTTACTGGAGTAGTATTTTTGGGCGATTGTGTACTTATCGTATTGAATTGACGATGATAATCAGTGATTCACTAACATTTGGATTTTGTTGCTAGTTTCCTTGAAATTGTATCTTTAGCCTTTACTGGATGATATTTGTCTTTCAATGTTTGCGAATGTACACATGATAATTGGACCTTTTGATTATTGATGTTGTTTTAGATGCCTTTTTAGATACTTATTTATTAAGTGTACTTTGTTTCCTTGTGACTTAGATGTAAGGTTGCATACTATCAATACTGGGGTCAATTTCAATCATTGGCATGACTTGTATAGAGTAAAACGGATTTTGTGGATAGATGTTCTAATGAATAGAATGTTGATAtgataaatcaataaaattatccTATGTGTAGTTGTGTACTTGGATTAAAAAGAAAGTGATGGATAAACTTCTTTGTTTTGCTGACCGTGACTGTATTCCatatttccttttaatttgGTGTTGCAGGACTTTTATGAAGATTTATTTGAGGAGCTAAACAAATACGGAGAGATTGAAAGCTTGAATGTTTGTGACAATTTAGCTGATCATGTGGTAAGCTTTTCCAACACATCTTTGGATTTTGTAACTTTTGGAGCTGGCTTTTCAAATACTGACATTAGATTTGTTTTTGTTGCAGGTTGGCAATGTTTATGTCCAATTTAGGGAGGAAGAGCATGCTGCTAATGCTCTTCAAAACCTGACTGGTCGGTTCTATGCAGGTAATAAGTGTTACCTTATTTTATGTACACCAGCTCTTTTAGGCATAGCTTTCTTTCATGTTTACTGGATTCTTTTCAAGTGAAGGAATATCCTCCATTATATTTCACATGTAGAACATTCTTCTGAGTTATTTTGTTATTCTGCAGGACGCCCCATCATTGTTGATTTCTCCCCAGTGACTGATTTTCGTGAAGCCACCTGTAGGCAGTACGAGGAGGACGCATGTAACCGTGGTGGCTACTGTAACTTCATGCATCTGAAAAGGATTAACAGGTCATTTAATTGTTTGTACTCATGCAAACTTATGCAGGTTTGAGCATTATTGTAACTAATACAACTTCTCACCAGGGAGTTGAGGCACCAATTATTTGGGAGGCGTAGGAGTAGACACAGCCGTAGCAGGAGCAGGAGTCCCTATCGGCACCGTAGCTATGATGACCGCTCACATGAGAGTCGGAGTCACAGCAGAAGGTATGATGACCACGATCGCCATGAAAGTCGAAGCCGGAGGCGCAAGAGCACAAGTCCAAGAAGCAGGAGGGGTAGAAGCCCAGGTGGCAGGAGGAATCGTAGTCCTGTTAGGGAAGGTAGTGAAGAAAGACGTGCTAAAATTGCACAGTGGAATAGGGAGAAGGAAGAAACAGAACGTTCTGGCAACAAGGCAAATGCTGGTGATGAAGATCGTAGGGCTAAAAATGACCACTCTGGCAATATAGACAACGGAGGACACAATGAACCAACACAGTAGGATGGATATGTGTATTGACGATATTAGCACTGGTTTGTTCTCACTCCCTTTCTACCTCGGTATTCTTGATTTTTTCACTGGCAACAGTTATCATTACGAATGACCCGTCTTAAAATTTAACTTACTGCACATTTTCCACTTTGCAGGTGGTGTGCAGGTTTTCAATTCTGTCATATGCAACATGATAAATATATGTTTCTTAGTACCATTCATTATGTCCATCGTGCTTTTCTTgccttttttctgtttttttgctAAAGTATTGTTTGAGTTTGGTTTCGCATATATATAGTCTTCAGCCCTAAACCTTTAGAAGGAGCTATAATTGCTTTTTGACTTACTTCCTGCCAGTCTCCTTCTCAACTACATCAAAGTTGAATTTGCCTCCTGCATTCATCTGTATGTTTGCAAGCAATCTGTGTGAGGAAGCTATTGTTCTGTGCTAGCTCTGataatttttctaaaatgaTCTTATAATCCTCTAGCTATTCTCAAGATGTTGTGTGCACAGTGCACACGACATCGATGTCTTGTATTTCTCCAAAAAAAGTTATGCTCTAATTTTCATTACCTTTGTTTTGTTGGATAAAATAATAGTGGATTTATATGGTACAGTGCTTTGCAATTTGCATCGACATAGACATAGTTTAGTGGTTTGTTGATATTGTCTATTGGAAGGTTCTTGATTTTTAAAGTTGCCTCTCATGACTTCCTACTAGCGACCTTGCTAATTTGGCCTTTGTCTGTCTTGGTTGTTCCCTGTCAAAAAcattgtgtttgtgtgtgcaGTCAGGTATCCTGTAGCCACAAAACAACAAGGCTAGTGAGTTTTCGCATattgttccaatttatttctAAGTATATATAGTTGCAGATCTCACACTGATTTACTAGTTTTGCAGGTCCAGGTACCCTGCTTAGAAAGATATTCAGCACAGATTTTAATTATAGATTCCCATGCAAATTGTACAGGTATTTTGGTTGTTGCAGTGAGGGAAGAGTTGTAATTTCAGGGTGATGTCGGATTGAGAAGCCCGTGGAGGTCGAGTTGTAGATTTAGCAATTATTAAGCTTCATTTTTCCTCTTTATAGGGATGCTGCTTGTTTGATGATCCATTTTGCTAGAGGACCAATGTTTTAATTCTATATCTAGACTTCCTCTTTCTTTTCACATTTATGTAATGCTTCCCAGAATCATAACAGAGAGCCTATGAATGCTTTTCTATGACAGTACAAGGTATTTACAACCTGATTATGATGCTCTAGTGATTGATCATTCCTGTTTTAGTCATGTTTTAAAGGTGATTCACTAATCATTATTTCACTGCAAAATTTCCATTCCACCATGAAATAGCTGAAGCTTATTTTTCACATGTATAATGGGTATTATTGACCACCATGTTTACTAATCACGTAGTCGGCTATGTAGAAGATAGTACATTGTTTGATTGATGtaactttttctcatttttgaattacaatttttttaatctgattgttaaattgaaataatacgAAAGTATTTTGGTAAAAAGTACTCCTGTATAATTTATAGTTAGTGCTCACTTTGGTGTGTTTTGTTATTAAATCTCACTTTGTTAGTACATTTTATGATAGTGTGTAGATAATGGCATATTGgttttttttgtaaataggGGTGCTAAACgagaataaataaaagaaaatagagagaatatttAACCATGATATGATTTATTAGTTGACTAAGTTGACAGGATTACAGGAAGAAACCTATAGGTTATTATTTATTAACGTAATGACATATAGAGAAAATTCTTTGACAAAAATGTTGCAGATATATTAGTAAACAATTAGTAATTGTTTATAGAGTTATGGAGACAGAAGACGAATTTTATATTGATCTCTTAAACTATTTAAGTATCCATGAATTTGTTTCGAGCGAGGTTCACTGTATTTtacaaatgtttttatttatcatttcaTTGACTTCTCCTCCCAATTAAATGATAGTACTGAAAAAATAttcaacaaaaattaattaaattggtgtCCACATATCTGACCTTATGAATTACACCAATTATATTTCTGTGATGCATGAACATGAAAATTCTAGACTAGTCTCTGGACCAAATATTTGGGCCATTTCCCATTAAAAATTGTGCCTCTTCATGATATGTAAAACAAGTTTCTCGAATTAAAAGTTGCAGGTATAGAGTCTCCATCACCATCACTATATACATGTTAATCATTTATATTATAACTCaattatgcatttttatttgtgaattaaaAATATAGATACATTCttacgtgtgaatgtgtgatTGATGGTATGTATTCTCTTAGAAACTGCGAAATCTGTGATAGTAGAGTTAAAGTTTATGAAAacaaattcataaattttttGTAGAACAGATAGTGCATTCCACAGTGAATTTTAGATGCTGTTGGAATCAATTTAGGTACTCCCCCAGTCCCCACTGAAGatgactcatttttctttttcgtccgtctcaaccaagatgacccatttcttatttaggaaatatttaaaatactcaattatctttttcctttcttactttattcatctctcctacttttaaacacccaataattttctctctcttcttaaACACTTTaaaattggcatgcataaaatccTATGTCGTCCCAAGAAGGGGTCaacttccttgggacggagggagtacatggtAGTACTATATGTtatgttagagcatctccaaggaaAATGGTAAATGATTAGGTAAAAAGAAATAACTACCATCTTTACTTcttcttcataaaatttcatgctccaaTGGAAATGGCATTTGAGGAGTTATTATACcttctttcattttgagaatatatctttacctcttcttgatagaaaaaataaaaagttagttatCTTTGTTTGCCTTTTCAATTTACCTTCTTTTCTTGAAGTccattactttttaaaaatgtataatAACCTTTTTAAGAaagtaaatgagaaatatacctTCTCAATATACCTTTCctcattggagatgctcttatcaaCACACGACTCGGCAAGGaatctcaaattttatttaggctcattttcaaattttaaggcgtatttgtaatttttattttaaatttggaaTATATTATTGCTGAATaatttaacaatttaaaatttcatctcTTGATGTAGTAAACAAATTTAATTGCTTGTAAACAACTCCCGAAATTTGGTGTTTAACTAATTATTCTTTTGATCAGAAAGCAAACTTCAATTTTTGATGACTACTAATTCGATTCTTCTGAATCCAATCCAAAATCCAAAATCCAAAGATATACCACAAGACATGttgtaaaataattttaaatcaaatttaatatatacactttttctgtttttttggaCAAACTAAAACATAATCTGTAAAACAGAAAGAGCAATCCCATCCTTGAATCTTACTTACATAGCTAAACTAAACTCTATAGATATCTAAAAACGCATATTCTATGATATCACAATATTTACTCCTTTTGCAAACCTAACTCCACATTTTAAAAGAATTAGCCGCAAAAGTAATCGTGGCTGTAATTAGGCAGCCTTGAATTACAGTAAAAAATCCATGAATTTAAGCCACGGTAACCCTTTCTTTGTGTTGCTTTCCTCAGCCTCCTTTGAGCAGCTGgatgcgccgccgccgccgctctcCGCCGCAATCTGCCTCGGACAGAGGAAGAAGTTTCTTGAACCCAACTCCACTATCT
Proteins encoded in this window:
- the LOC121742719 gene encoding splicing factor U2af small subunit B-like, translating into MAEHLASIFGTEKDRVNCPFYFKIGACRHGDRCSRLHTKPSISPTILLSNMYQRPDMITPGVDALGQPIDPKKMQEHFEDFYEDLFEELNKYGEIESLNVCDNLADHVVGNVYVQFREEEHAANALQNLTGRFYAGRPIIVDFSPVTDFREATCRQYEEDACNRGGYCNFMHLKRINRELRHQLFGRRRSRHSRSRSRSPYRHRSYDDRSHESRSHSRRYDDHDRHESRSRRRKSTSPRSRRGRSPGGRRNRSPVREGSEERRAKIAQWNREKEETERSGNKANAGDEDRRAKNDHSGNIDNGGHNEPTQ